The Haladaptatus paucihalophilus DX253 nucleotide sequence CGCTACCCCCGACAATCGCGGCGGCGATGACGACCGCGACGACCGCACCCGCCAGTATTCCCCTCATCTTCCTCCCCTCGTCTCCCCGAGACGCATACCTTCGGGACGCGGGCGATTCGGTTAGGCGTTGTTGCCGACGCGGCGCGTCAGTCGCCGTTGTCGTCCCCGTAGTCGCGGTTACCGTCCCCGCGGTCGTCGGTGCCGTTTCCGTGGTCGCCGCTCCCGTCCCCTTCCCGGTAGACGATTTTCTCGATTACCCGTCGCTTGCCGTCTTCGTACCGGTACACCGTTCCCTCCTCCTCGTCCCGCGTCGTTCGGTGTGTGCCGTCACAGAACGGATACTCCGCGGACAGGCCGCACCGGCAGACGGCGATATCGCCTTTCTCCTCGTCGATGTCGTCCTCGTCGAGTTTGAGCGGACTCCTCGCGTCGTGTCGCACTTCGCGGGCCATACCCCGACGTTGTGGCCGCCGTTACTTCACTCCCGTCGCCGAGTCAGTCGTCTTCCTCTCGCTCGTCCAGCACCGTCTCCTGAATTCGAATTCCCTTCGAAGCGAGATGGCGCAACTGCTGGCGGGCGAACTCCTCCTCGCGGGTGCCGCGCGTCGCCAGCACGTACATCCGAGCGCGTCCGGCGGGGCGCATGGTCCGCCCGGCGCGCTGTGCGCCCTGCCGCCGCGACCCGCCCAACCCGGACGCGACGATGGCGATTTCGGCGTCCGGGAGGTCGATTCCCTCGTCGCCGACGCGCGAAATGACCAAGGTGTCCTCCCGGCCGTCGCGGAACGCCTGCAGGTGGCGCTCGCGCTCCGCGTGGCGCATCTGGCCGCTTAGAAACGGCACGTCGAGGGCCTCCGCGATTCGGTCGCCCTGTTCGAGGTACTCCACGAACACCAGCGCCTTCGAGGTGGGGTGTTCGGCGAGCAGGAACCGAATCTCGTCCAGTTTCGCGGGGTTCGTCGCGGCGATTCGCCGCTTCCCGCGTCCGTCGGCGTTAGCGTACTCGCCGTGATAGGTCTCCTCGTCCCACCCGACGTACCGGATTTCCACCTCGGGTTCCGCGACGAATCCGGCCTCGAACAGCGCGTCCCAGTCGGTGCCGATGGGCGGGCCGATGAGCGTGAAAATGTCTTTCTCCTTGTCATCTTCCCGTACGGGCGTCGCTGACAATCCCAGTCGGTGCTTCGACTGCAGGTCCGCGCTCCGGCGGAACACCCGCGATGGGATGTGTTGACATTCATCGTATACGATGAGGCCCCACCGTCGCTGGTCGAACAGCTGGCGGTGGCGGTCCATTCCGGCGGTTTGGTAGGTCGCAATCGTCACCGGGCGGACGTTCTTCTCGCCGCCGTGGTACTCGCCGACCTGCTCCGGCGTGAGGCTGGTGCTGGCCAGCAGTTCGTCGCGCCACTGCCCGGCGAGTTCCCGTCCCGGAACCAGAATCAGGCTCTCGCCGGAGACAGCTTCGAGGACGCCCATCGCGGCCACCGTCTTCCCGCTCCCCGGCGGGCCGACGAGGACGCCGGATTTGAGATCGACGAACTCCTCGACCCACTCGCGCTGGTAGTCGCGCAAATCGAGGGCGCAGGTGATATCGAGGTCGTCCCCGGTTTCCAAGTCGCGTTCGTCCTGCACGGGGTAGCCCGCTTCGTAGAGGATTCGTTTGACTTCGGCCACCTTGTCCTCCGCGACCCAGCTCTCGTCGTCGGCGATGGGCGCGCGGAGGTGGTCCTCGCTCAACTTCTGTCGGGCGACGTTCCCCATCAGGTCGTCGCTCGCGGCTTCGAGGACGACGTAGCCGTCCTCGTGGGTGTAGAGGCGAAACTGCCGCGCGCGCTTCCACTGGGCCTCGATGAATCCCTCCAAATCCGGCGACGGCTCCGGGAGCACCTGCCGGACGGTCCGCATCAGGGTTTCCAGAGAATCGTACGGCGCGGACCAGATGTCCTCCTCCCGAACACGATAGCTGTAGCTCCCCGCCCGCGTCGTATCGTTGAGGTGGGCGAACTGCGAGAGCTGCGCCCGCGTGAACTGCGCCGGTTGGTCGGCGACGATTTCGCGGCGTTTCGGGAACACCACGATTCGCTCGCGGTCGGCGAGTCGTTCCCACTCGGTCGGGAACCAGACCACGGGGTCGTTCTCCACGTCTAGCCGCGCCACGTCGCGCTCCTCGGCGAGTCGCTCCAGCACGCGGTTGGCGTCCTCGTGCGAACAGTCGAGTGCGCGGGCGACCTCATCGGCGGTGAGCACCGGACGCCCCACGTCTTCGATGGCGTCGTAGAAGTCAGAAATCTCGTACTCGTCGGTCACTGTCCCTCGATTGGGTCCCCGACCGAATACCCGTTACGACTCCTCTCGGTCGGGGTTACCGGGGCGGTCGTAGGCACCCGATTCCCGGAGTTCTCCGCGCTTTGCGAGCACGCTGGGCGTTCGACAGACGCCGCGCGCCCCCGTCGCTTGCGGGACGGTGCAGTTGTTGCAATTTTCGCACGCGACGGCGGCGTTCGGGCTTTCGAGCAGTCGCGCCGGGAGCCGCGGCTCGGCGTAAAACGGTCGTCCCATTCCCACGGCGTCGCACGCGCCCTCGGCGAGCAGTCGGTCGATTTGGGCGCGGGTCCGAATCCCGCCCTCCGCCAGCACGGGCACCGACACGCGCGACGAGACGCGACGGGTGAACGGACGGTTCCACGCCGGGTCGAAGTCGTATTTCAGCGACTGGAGCCAGTTGAGCAGGGCGACGAGCGCGGCGCGCGGTTTGCTCCCGAACGCCTCCCCGTATCCGTCGCGGAACCGCTCGTCGCGCCACGCGCGGGCCGGGAACGCGCCGCGAACGATGCTCGCGTCCCAGAACACCGACGCCTGCACCGGGACGAGGGCGTCGAATCCCACGTCGGCCAACCGCTCGCAGATGCGGATTCCGTCGGCGAGCGAGAGGTGCCGCCGGACGAACGCGGGGGCGGTCGTTTCGGCGGGAACCTTGGTCACGACGGGAACGTCGGGGCCGACGCGCTCCCGAATCTCGTCGTACACCACTTCGAGGAACCTCGTCCGGGCCGCGAGCGACCCGCCGAACTCGTCGTCGCGGCGGTTGTAGAACGGCGAGAGGAACTGCTGGACGATACCCATGTTCGCCCCGGCGATGTGAATTCCGTCGTAGCCCGCTTCGACCGCGTATTCCGCCGAGCGGCCGAAATCGGCCGCGAGGTCGTACACCTCCGCTGTCGAGAGGACGTGCGGGTCGTAGTCGAGGAAGCCCACTCTGTCCAGCAATCGGAGGACGGCGGGCGGCCGCGAGACGGCCAACTGTCGCAACTCGGGGTTTTCGGCGCGGTAGCCCGCGTGCCACGTCTCCATGCTCCGCAACCCCCCGTGTTCGAGTTGGACGAAAATCCGACTCCCGTGGTCGTGCACCGCGTCCGTGAGTCGGGAGAGGCGCGAGACGAACGCGGGGTCGTGAACCCTGGTCATTCCCGGCGCGGCACACCCTCCCTCGCCGCGCACGATGGTCGCACCCTGACATATCAGCCCGACGCCCGACTCGGCGGCCGGTTCGAGTTCCCGAAGCAGGGTTTCCACCGAGTCTTCGCCGTTGCCTGCGCATTCGAGCAACGGGGCGCGATAGAGTCGGTTCGGAAGTTCGACGCCCCCGATTTCGAGCGGGTCTTCGAGGCGGGCCACGATGTGGTCCGATTCGTCGGATTCGCCCGTAAAGCTTTGCGGCACTCGGGTCCGCGGTCGGTGTACTCGTTCGAAAAGAGCGCCGTCGCGGCCGTCCGTCGCTCGCCGGTCAGTTCGTCGCGTGTCGCTCGGTTCGTTATTCGTCGGTCGATTTTTTCGCCTTCTCGGATTCCGCGACGCCGAGGAAGGCGAGTGCCGCGCCGAGCATGGCCGCGTTTTTGAGGAAGTGGTTCTCTTCGTTCTGTCGTTCCTGACCCTCTTGATTCCAGAAGTCGTGGGTGAACGGGGTGACGCCGACTAAGAAACTGATGGCGGCGCTGGCGGCGAGCGCCGGAAGTTTCCACAGGGTGATTCCGACGCCACCGACGAGGAGGAGCCAGTGGGATGCCACGACGGACGTTTCGGGCATCGGGACGCCCTTGGCTTCCGCGTAGCCCGCCTGCGCTTCGACGTTCCGGAGCCCGGAAATCCCCATGTACGTGAGAAGACCGCCGTAGATCACTCTGGCCAACCTGAACCCCGTCGATTTCGTCACCGTATCGCTTCCTTCTGCCATGGATACTACAACGACGAATTCTCACTTATAGCTGGTTCCCAAAATATTCGGTTACACTCACGTCGGGAAGTGACACGAGTGTTACCGCCTGCTCCTACTTTTCGTTATTTCCACTTGATGGAACAACCACGAGACGGCATGAACTCCAAGTCCACATCCTCGCCCGACAGCACGCTGTCGATGGCGTCGCGGATGTAGAACTCGGTCGCCTCCGCGTCGGGGTTCAGCGCGTCGTCCAGTCGGCCGTGGTAGGCCAGCGTGAACGTGTCTCCCTCGTTGCGGAGCAAGAACGGGTCCGGCGTGCAGACCGCGCCGTAGGCCTCCGCGACCTCTTGTGACTCGTCGCGGAGGTAGGCGTCGTACCCTATCGTCCCGTCTTCCACTCGCGATTGCATCGCCTCGAAGGAGTCGTCGGGGTACTCGTCGGCGTCGTTGGGGTTGATACCGACGATGGCCGCGTCGTCGTACTCGTCCGCGAGGTCGTTGAGCAGGTCGAACTTCGCCTGCGCGTAGGGACAGTGGTTGCAGGTGAACACCAGTAACACGGCGTCGTAGTCCGCGAAGTCGCCCAGCGTGTGATATTCTCTGTCCGTGCCGCGGAGTTCGAAGTTCGGAACGGGGTCGTCGCGTCCGATCTTCTCCTCTGACTCTTTCATTACCATATAGTATCATTTCCGCCGACCCCCAAAACACGTTCGCCCGACGCGGTTAGGGTTTCCCGGGTCGGTATTCGGCGTTACCCGCTCCGACCGACGTACTTTCGACGATACCCGGTTCTACCAACGTGCTTTCGCCGTTACGACGTCGCTTCCGGCGAATAACAAAGCACCGGCCGCTCGTGCCGGGGGACATGCGACCGTCACGCCCCGCGCGTTCGTCACGACTCGTTCGGTTGTTCGTTCTGCTGCTCGCCGTTTCGCTGGTCTGTGCGTCCGTTCCGGCGTTCGGCGACGCCCCCGACGCGTCGAGTACGTCCATCGACTCCTGTACGACGATTTCGACGCCCGGCCGCTACGTCCTCGCGTCCGACGTCCGAACCGAGACGGCGGAATCCTGCATCGACATCCGCGCCGACGACGTGACGCTCGACGGTCGCGGCCACGTCATCGACGGGCGCAAAACCGACCGACGGAGCGTCGGAAACAGCGGAAATACTGGTCTGTCCGTCCGCGACGCGCGGAACGTCACCGTTCGGAACTTGACGGCGACCGACTGGGAGGTCGGCGTCGGGTTCGCGGGGACGACCGACGGAACGCTTCGGGACGTTCGCGTCGTCGATAACGACCTGTCCGGCGTGCGACTTGCCGACGCGACCGGAACCGACCTGACGAACGTCACGGCGACGACCAACGTGAACCCGCAACGTCGGCCGTTCCCGGGGCCGTCGGAGTCCGCGGGAATCTTCGTCGCCGACAGCACCGACACGCGCGTCCTCGATGCGAACCTATCGCGCAACGTCGCCGGATTCGCGTCCGTCCGTTCGACCGGTTCCGTCGTCGTCGATAGCGTCGGGCAGTCGAACGAAGTCGGGTTCCTCCTCGGCGGGACGAACGGGACCGTCCGCGGGGGCGTGGCCGCCGGGAACAACGTCGCGTTCTTCGCCGACAACGCGAGCGCCAGCACGTTCGCCCGCTCGTTCGCCATCTCGAATCGCGTCGGGTTCGGGGTGGAAAACAGCACGAACGCCACCGTCGCCGACGTGAACGCCAGTTCGGGTCTGCTCGGCGTGAGCGTCGTTGAATCCCGACGGACCACGCTGGACAACGCCACGACGACCGACGAACTCGTCGGCGTCAACTTCCTGGACTCGACCGACGCGACGGTGACTGACAGCACCGTCACCGGAAGCGGGTTCGTCGGTGTCGGACTGGTCGGGACTTCTCGGGCCCGGATTTCGAACACGACGGTCGCACGCTCGGCGGGCAACGCCTCCATCCCCGGCGCGACGAGTTCGGGGTTCTATCTCAACGACTCCGCCGCCCGTCTCCGCGACGTGACGGCGACGAAAAACGAGAACTGGACCGTGTTCGCCGAACGCGGTTCGTCCCTCGACGCTCGGAACGTCTCGCTCGACGGCACGCGACTGTCCTTCTCGGGGCGGAACGTCGCCCTCGACTCGACCGACCGGCCGGAGGCTCCGCCGAATCGCGCGCCCGTCGGCCGGTCGGTCGTGGTCAGCGGAACGTCGTCCGACTCGACGCTCGACCTTCGAGTGGGATACGACCCCCGCGCCGTTGCGGCCGCTGGCGTGAACGAGACGACGCTTCGACTGTGGCGGTACGACGGCGACTGGTCGAGAGTCGCGGACAGTCGGGTGGTCCGCGACGATTCCGCCGTCACCGCCTCCCTCTCCCGCACGGACCGCTCGGTCGTCACCGCGCTCGGGGAGCGAAACGCGACCGAATCGGCGTCTGGTCGTTACAGCGACAGGTACGGAATCGTCGCCAGTTCGTCGGCGGAGTAGGCGAGCGCGTCCGACTGATTCACTCCCTCGGGCGTCACGAGGTCGATGACGTTCGGGTTCATCGAATCGTCGCGGCCGCCGCCGAAGGTGTAGCCGCCCGCCGTCGCGTTGACGGGGCGAATCCGTCCCGGACTGTAACCGTCCTGTCCGAGGAGGAGCGGCACGAGTTGCATGTCGGTCAAATCGCCGTCGAGGGTGGACTTCGGCAGTTCGAGCTTGACCGCATCGACCGACTCGTAGCCCGTTATCGTCACGTCGCGCGTGAGCTCGCTCCCGTCTCCCGCTTCGACGCGCGCCGGAACGAACCCTTCCGCGACGACGCGGTACTGGTACGGCGCTTCGAAGGTCGCGTTGACGCCCTCGCGGGCGTCCGTCGTCCCGCCCGAGGCGTCGGGGTCGCGGAGGTACACCTGAATCGTCTGCAAGGATAGCTCGTTGCCGCCCCACGGGTTCGTCAACTCGCCCGCGAGCCGGAGCAGGAACTGGTAGGCGTCGTCGGTTTCGTAGACGCCGAACGAGTCGATGTCGAACGCGCCGTCCACGAACTCGCCCGAGGTCGGGTAGGTGTAGGAACCCGGCCCCGCGTCGTCGCCCGCCGGGTCGTCCCACGTCGCAACCTCGTCGCCGACGTCGACGTACGCCACCGTCTTCCGGCGCACCGTCGTTCCCGTCTCCGCGAGGGAATCACCGTCGGTCGCGGCCGCGACCGTAATGCCGCTCTCGCCGTCGCCGACCTCGACGGCGACGCTGAACGCGCCGCCGTCGCGCACGATGGTCTGGCTCGGCGTCTTCACGACGACTGTCGCGCCGTCCGTTTCGACCGAGACCGTGACGGTCCGTCGCGTGACCGGCGACGACGGGAACTCGACCGAGAGGGCCGGTCCGTCCGGGACTTCGCCGTCCGCGTAGCGCCCCTCGACGAACGCGGGCGTCTCGACCGGCTTTCCGGCCTCGATGCCGTAGGCCAGTCGGACGAACTGCGCCATGCTCCACGACAGCGGGGTCGCGGAGCCGGTTCCTTCGCCGAACTCCCACCCGTAGGCGGTCGAATCGGGCCGGTCCCACACCTGCTCGGGAATCATCCGCCCCGAGTTGGCGAACCCGGCCATCGTCGTGAGCAACGATTCGGGGTCGTACTCGCGCTCACATCCCGCGAGGAGTTCGTACTCGCCCCGCTCGCCGGTGAAGATGGGCCAGAGGCGACCCTGCCCCTCGTTGTCGAGCGACCACGGGCCGCCCTCGCGGTAGTCGTCGCGCGCGTTTTCACCCTGCTCGCCGTAGCCGTCGTCGTTGTAGCGGTAGAACGCCGGACCGTGCGGCGTCTCGACCTCGATGGTGTCGTCCACGACGGCGAGCGAGTTCCGAATCGTCGGGTCGTCCCACGGCTTGACGCCGAGGCGGACGAGTTCGAGGAAGCCCGCGTCGATGACGTTCCGCTCGTCCAGCGTCGGCCCGCCGTTGTTGATGCTCCGCGGCGCGCCGTCGTCCGGGTCCGTGTCGTCGTTGATGCGGAAGTAGTACGGCGTCCGCGTGTGCTCATCGGTGCCCGTCGTCGTCGCCATCCACGCTTCCGTCTTCGCCTGCCAGCGGTCGGCCAGCGCGAGGTAGACGAGCGCGTCGGCGTCCTCGCCCTCCTCGTCGGCGATGGCCGCGGCGCAGGCGAGTCCGGCGATTTCGGCGGCCGTCGTGCTCGGCGAGTAGCCCGACTCCTCCTCCCAGCGTTCCTGTCCGGTGGCGGGTCCGTGACCGACGACGTAATCCGCCGAGAGGCGGACGTTCTCGTAGTCGTAGCTCACGTCGTCGAACCCGATGTCGTGGCGTTCGCGCAGTTGATACGCCATGATTTGGGGGAACGAGATGTTGTCCATCTGCTCGCCGCCCCAGCGCGTCCGGCCGTCGAGGAACGTGTTCTGCGGGAGAAAGCCCGCGTCGTCCTGCTGATACTCGTACAGGTACTCGACGGCGGCGACGGCGCTCTCCACGTCGCCCATGGCCGAGAGCGCGGTGAACGCCTGATAGAGGTCGCGCGACCAGACGAAGTTGTACCCGTAGTCGGACGGTTCGTTCGCAACTACGGCCTCGCCCCACGGGACGCTCGGACTGGCGACGCCCGCACCGCGGAACCGCTTCGACTCGGCGGCTTTCAGCGCCATCGCGCTGGCGTCGAACTGCCGTCGAAGCTCCTCGTCCCTTCGAACGCTTTTCGGGACTGTGACTCCTTTCAGGTACTCTCGCCACGACTTCGCGTAGCGCGCTCGGACCTTCCCGAACGGTGAGGAGAGTGCCGCCTTCGCCTCCTCGTACGCGCTCGTTTCGTCCGCGTTCTCGGCGAAGCCGAACGCGACGGTCGCGTTCACTCCGTCCGTCTTCCGTCCGAGTCGTCCGACGAGCGCGACGTTCCCGGCCGCCTCGTCGTAGCTCGTTTCGGCCGTTCCGTCTGTGAGCAGCGGCGAGAGGCTGTCGCCCCCTACGACGTCCACCGTCGTCCAGTCGAAGCCGCCGTCCGCGGCGAGCGCCCCGGCGACGTTGTAGGGGTTCCCGTCCGCGTCGAGGATGACCGCGTTCCCGTCGTTGTCGGTCGTGTCGTGGCCGGACAGGTAGGACTCGCCGCTGTCTGCCCTGGTGTGTGCAACGTCGCCCATCCCGCTGTTCGAGAACGCCGTGTCGGCGAGGGCGTACACGTCGTACTTCGCTCCGCCCCCGTCGAACTTCACGTCGGCGAGGAACGCGTCGCGGTCGGGATGCGCCGCGTACTCCACGACGAGTTTCCAATCCCGGCCGTCGGTCGCGGTTATCGTCTGCCGGAAGGAGAGCGAATCGTCGTCCGCCATCTCGGTCGTCCGCTCGACGCCCTCCTCCTCGTCGTCCAAGCGGGAGACGTTGAACGAGCGGGCGACGTAGCCGTCCGCCGGGTCTGCCACGACGAAATCGAGCGTTCGGAGGTTGATGTAGTCGATTCGCGGGAATCGCGCCTCGGTCAGCGCGCCCTCGGTGAGGGTGAACCAGACCCGCGAGGGGTCGTCGGAATCGTGGTCGGCGACGGTGCCGACGCCGTACTTCTCGCCCGTCGTCCAGTGGGCGTCGCTGCCGCCGGTCGGCCGCTCGCCCGCCGCGATGGGGGCAGTCATCGCCCCGGCCACACCTGCTCCCAAGAGTGCCAGCGCGCTCCGCCTCGTGATGTCGAATGTATTCTCGCGCACCTCTGGAAGTAAGATGATTTGTTACTTCATACTTTTCCAACGATGGTTATCTATGTATTCTGGGGATTTTCACCGTCGAATCTCGTTCGGCGGGCCACCCGCTAACCGCTCGCGGTCGTGGTCGGCATCGAAGTCGAGGTCCGGGCCGACGGGGACGATTCCGGCCGGGTTGATGTCCGCGTGGCTTCGGTAGTAGTGTTCCTTGATGTGGTCCATCCGAATCGTCTCGGCGACGTCGGGTAGCTGTGCCAACTCCTTCAGGTAGTTCCAGAGGTTCGGGTAGTCCGCGATTCGGCGGACGTTGCATTTGAAGTGCGTCGCGTACACCGCGTCGAAGCGCACGAGCGTCGTGAACAGGCAGAGGTCGGCCTCGGTCAGGTCCGGCCCGCAGAGGTAGCGTCGGTCGGCGAGTACTTCCTCCCAGCGGTTGAGCGCCTCGAACAGGTCGGACACGGCGGCTTCGTAGGCGGTCTGGGTCTCCGCGAACCCCGCACGGTACACGCCGTTGTTGATGGGGTCGTAGATGTCCTCGATGGTCTCGTCCACTTCCTCGCGGTACGTCTCGGGGTAGAGGGTCACGTCGCGGTCCGCGATGTCGTCGAACGCGGTGTCGAACATCCGCATTATCTCCGCCGACTCGTTGTTGACGACGGTTTCACGCTCCTCGTCCCAGAGGACGGGCACCGTCACGCGCCCGGTGAACTCGCGGTCGGCCTTCACGTACACTTCGCGGAGGTACTCCGCCCCGTTCGCGCTGTCAGCCGTACAGCCGAGCCGGTCGGGAGAGAACTCCCAGCCGTCGTTCTGCCGGTGTGGGTCCACGACCGACACCGAGATATGGTCTTCGAGTCCCTTCAGCGACCGCACGAGGAGCGTCCGGTGTGCCCACGGGCAGGCGTAGGAGACGTACAGGTGATAGCGACCCGATTCCGCCGGAAACTCGCTCTCCGGGTCGTCCTCGACCCACTCGCGGAACGACGTCGTTTGTCGCTCGAACTCACCCTCCTCGTTCGTGCTCTCGTACGCGTCGGTCCGCCACTCGCCGTCCACGAGCATGTTCATGCCAACGGATTGGGTTCTCCCGGCTTTAGGACTGGGGTTTCCCCACGTTCCTTCCGGGTTCGGTCGGGATTTCGTCGAAGGGATGGGTCGGAGAGTAATCCTTCCCGACCCATTCGAAGGGTATTTTTCTGTCCAATTAGAAATCTCTCCGCATTTCTGTCCAGATATCTTTCTGTATATCTATCCAGAAATCCCCATTCTCTTCGAGTCCGGCGCACCCGACTGAGCGATTTCCGGACGCTCCACGATTTTTCACGAATTTATATTTGTAATAGGAAATATAGGGTGTATATATGCTCCGGCGTTCGTAGTTCATTCGAAGCATGACCGACCAGACTATCAACGAGGGATTGGAGAACGTCATCGTCGCGGAAACCCGACGCAGCTACATCGACGGCGACGCCGGTGAACTGGTCATCGCCGGGTATCCGCTCGCGGAACTCGCCGAGCACGCGACGTTCGAGGAGACGGTCTTCCTCCTGTGGAACGACCGCCTGCCGACCGCCGAGGAGTTGGCGTCCTTCCGCGCCGACCTCGCCGCCTACCGCGACCTCTCGGATGCGACGCTTGACTTGCTCCGGGCGGCCGCGGCGGACGACGCCGACCCGATGGACGCGCTTCGGATGGGCGTCGCGGCCGCGACGCTCGGACACGAAACGGACGGTCCCGAGGACGAAGCCCGCCTCCTCGTCGCGCAACTGCCGACCATCGTGGCGGCCTACTGGCGACTCCGAAACGGGAACGAACCGGTCGCCCCCGACGGCGACCTCTCGCACGCCGCGAACTACCTCTACATGCTCACCGGGGAGAAACCGACCGACGCCGAGACGCGCGGCCTCGAAACCTATCTCAACTCCGTCGTGGACCACGGCCTCAACGCCTCGACGTTCAGCGGACGAGCCATCGTCTCGACGGAGACGGACCTCGTGTCGGCAGTTACGGGCGCGGTCGGCGCGCTCAAGGGGCCGCTCCACGGGGGCGCGCCCGGCCCGGTTCTCGACATGCTCCTCGACATCCACAACTCGGGCGACGCGGCGGGCTACGTCGAGGACAAACTCGACGAAGGAGAGCGAATCATGGGCTTCGGTCACCGGGTCTACAACGTCCGCGACCCGCGGGCCGCCGTGCTTTCGTCGGCCGCCGAATCCTTCTACGAGTCGGGTGGCGAGCGCGCGTTCTTCGAGACGGCGAAGACGGTTGAAACGACCACGACCGACCTGCTCTCGGAACGCAGGCCCGACCTCAGTCTGGCGACGAACGTCGAATTCTACACGGCCGTCCTCCTCCACGGCATCGGGATTCCGTCGGAACTGTTCACGACGACGTTCGCCATCGCCCGCGTCGGCGGATGGACCGCACACTGTCTGGAACA carries:
- a CDS encoding DoxX family protein, with translation MAEGSDTVTKSTGFRLARVIYGGLLTYMGISGLRNVEAQAGYAEAKGVPMPETSVVASHWLLLVGGVGITLWKLPALAASAAISFLVGVTPFTHDFWNQEGQERQNEENHFLKNAAMLGAALAFLGVAESEKAKKSTDE
- a CDS encoding right-handed parallel beta-helix repeat-containing protein, translating into MRPSRPARSSRLVRLFVLLLAVSLVCASVPAFGDAPDASSTSIDSCTTISTPGRYVLASDVRTETAESCIDIRADDVTLDGRGHVIDGRKTDRRSVGNSGNTGLSVRDARNVTVRNLTATDWEVGVGFAGTTDGTLRDVRVVDNDLSGVRLADATGTDLTNVTATTNVNPQRRPFPGPSESAGIFVADSTDTRVLDANLSRNVAGFASVRSTGSVVVDSVGQSNEVGFLLGGTNGTVRGGVAAGNNVAFFADNASASTFARSFAISNRVGFGVENSTNATVADVNASSGLLGVSVVESRRTTLDNATTTDELVGVNFLDSTDATVTDSTVTGSGFVGVGLVGTSRARISNTTVARSAGNASIPGATSSGFYLNDSAARLRDVTATKNENWTVFAERGSSLDARNVSLDGTRLSFSGRNVALDSTDRPEAPPNRAPVGRSVVVSGTSSDSTLDLRVGYDPRAVAAAGVNETTLRLWRYDGDWSRVADSRVVRDDSAVTASLSRTDRSVVTALGERNATESASGRYSDRYGIVASSSAE
- a CDS encoding thioredoxin family protein, whose protein sequence is MVMKESEEKIGRDDPVPNFELRGTDREYHTLGDFADYDAVLLVFTCNHCPYAQAKFDLLNDLADEYDDAAIVGINPNDADEYPDDSFEAMQSRVEDGTIGYDAYLRDESQEVAEAYGAVCTPDPFLLRNEGDTFTLAYHGRLDDALNPDAEATEFYIRDAIDSVLSGEDVDLEFMPSRGCSIKWK
- a CDS encoding DEAD/DEAH box helicase, whose product is MTDEYEISDFYDAIEDVGRPVLTADEVARALDCSHEDANRVLERLAEERDVARLDVENDPVVWFPTEWERLADRERIVVFPKRREIVADQPAQFTRAQLSQFAHLNDTTRAGSYSYRVREEDIWSAPYDSLETLMRTVRQVLPEPSPDLEGFIEAQWKRARQFRLYTHEDGYVVLEAASDDLMGNVARQKLSEDHLRAPIADDESWVAEDKVAEVKRILYEAGYPVQDERDLETGDDLDITCALDLRDYQREWVEEFVDLKSGVLVGPPGSGKTVAAMGVLEAVSGESLILVPGRELAGQWRDELLASTSLTPEQVGEYHGGEKNVRPVTIATYQTAGMDRHRQLFDQRRWGLIVYDECQHIPSRVFRRSADLQSKHRLGLSATPVREDDKEKDIFTLIGPPIGTDWDALFEAGFVAEPEVEIRYVGWDEETYHGEYANADGRGKRRIAATNPAKLDEIRFLLAEHPTSKALVFVEYLEQGDRIAEALDVPFLSGQMRHAERERHLQAFRDGREDTLVISRVGDEGIDLPDAEIAIVASGLGGSRRQGAQRAGRTMRPAGRARMYVLATRGTREEEFARQQLRHLASKGIRIQETVLDEREEDD
- a CDS encoding CDGSH iron-sulfur domain-containing protein translates to MAREVRHDARSPLKLDEDDIDEEKGDIAVCRCGLSAEYPFCDGTHRTTRDEEEGTVYRYEDGKRRVIEKIVYREGDGSGDHGNGTDDRGDGNRDYGDDNGD
- a CDS encoding glucodextranase DOMON-like domain-containing protein, which gives rise to MTAPIAAGERPTGGSDAHWTTGEKYGVGTVADHDSDDPSRVWFTLTEGALTEARFPRIDYINLRTLDFVVADPADGYVARSFNVSRLDDEEEGVERTTEMADDDSLSFRQTITATDGRDWKLVVEYAAHPDRDAFLADVKFDGGGAKYDVYALADTAFSNSGMGDVAHTRADSGESYLSGHDTTDNDGNAVILDADGNPYNVAGALAADGGFDWTTVDVVGGDSLSPLLTDGTAETSYDEAAGNVALVGRLGRKTDGVNATVAFGFAENADETSAYEEAKAALSSPFGKVRARYAKSWREYLKGVTVPKSVRRDEELRRQFDASAMALKAAESKRFRGAGVASPSVPWGEAVVANEPSDYGYNFVWSRDLYQAFTALSAMGDVESAVAAVEYLYEYQQDDAGFLPQNTFLDGRTRWGGEQMDNISFPQIMAYQLRERHDIGFDDVSYDYENVRLSADYVVGHGPATGQERWEEESGYSPSTTAAEIAGLACAAAIADEEGEDADALVYLALADRWQAKTEAWMATTTGTDEHTRTPYYFRINDDTDPDDGAPRSINNGGPTLDERNVIDAGFLELVRLGVKPWDDPTIRNSLAVVDDTIEVETPHGPAFYRYNDDGYGEQGENARDDYREGGPWSLDNEGQGRLWPIFTGERGEYELLAGCEREYDPESLLTTMAGFANSGRMIPEQVWDRPDSTAYGWEFGEGTGSATPLSWSMAQFVRLAYGIEAGKPVETPAFVEGRYADGEVPDGPALSVEFPSSPVTRRTVTVSVETDGATVVVKTPSQTIVRDGGAFSVAVEVGDGESGITVAAATDGDSLAETGTTVRRKTVAYVDVGDEVATWDDPAGDDAGPGSYTYPTSGEFVDGAFDIDSFGVYETDDAYQFLLRLAGELTNPWGGNELSLQTIQVYLRDPDASGGTTDAREGVNATFEAPYQYRVVAEGFVPARVEAGDGSELTRDVTITGYESVDAVKLELPKSTLDGDLTDMQLVPLLLGQDGYSPGRIRPVNATAGGYTFGGGRDDSMNPNVIDLVTPEGVNQSDALAYSADELATIPYLSL
- a CDS encoding oxidoreductase; this encodes MARLEDPLEIGGVELPNRLYRAPLLECAGNGEDSVETLLRELEPAAESGVGLICQGATIVRGEGGCAAPGMTRVHDPAFVSRLSRLTDAVHDHGSRIFVQLEHGGLRSMETWHAGYRAENPELRQLAVSRPPAVLRLLDRVGFLDYDPHVLSTAEVYDLAADFGRSAEYAVEAGYDGIHIAGANMGIVQQFLSPFYNRRDDEFGGSLAARTRFLEVVYDEIRERVGPDVPVVTKVPAETTAPAFVRRHLSLADGIRICERLADVGFDALVPVQASVFWDASIVRGAFPARAWRDERFRDGYGEAFGSKPRAALVALLNWLQSLKYDFDPAWNRPFTRRVSSRVSVPVLAEGGIRTRAQIDRLLAEGACDAVGMGRPFYAEPRLPARLLESPNAAVACENCNNCTVPQATGARGVCRTPSVLAKRGELRESGAYDRPGNPDREES